The Castanea sativa cultivar Marrone di Chiusa Pesio chromosome 11, ASM4071231v1 genome contains a region encoding:
- the LOC142616399 gene encoding uncharacterized protein LOC142616399, translating into MYISALPLLNPSMPREELFLYLAISSAAVSAALIREEDKVQKPVYFISRALRGAEERYPQMEKLAFVLVTAARKLKPYFQAHTIYVLTDKPLRRAMSSPEAVGRMVLWAIELSEFNIRYQPRATVKGQILADFIAEFTIIKDRGAEETPIWRVHTYGSSNRHAKGVGVVNESYECKNGRMKRYLKEVKGQTNNLQIKMVQIPREENQDADRLAKAASAEPMIIPN; encoded by the exons ATGTATATCTCCGCTCTGCCGTTGCTCAATCCATCTATGCCGAGAGAAGAATTGTTCCTATACCTTGCCATCTCCTCAGCAGCGGTCAGTGCAGCTCTTATTAGAGAAGAAGACAAggtacaaaagcccgtgtaTTTTATAAGCCGGGCcctgagaggagcagaagaaagGTACCCTCAAATGGAAAAACTCGCATTCGTACTAGTGACTGCAGCGCGAaaactcaaaccatactttcaagcgCATACCATATATGTCCTGACAGATAAACCCTTGCGAAGAGCAATGAGCAGTCCTGAAGCTGTCGGACGGATGGTGCTATGGGCgatcgagctgagtgagttcAATATTCGATACCAACCACGGGCAACcgtgaaaggacagatattggcagacttcatcgctGAATTCACTATCATAAAAGACCGAGGGGCAGAGGAGACGCCCATATGGAGAGTCCATACATACGGATCTTCCAATAGACATGCTAAAGGtgtcggagtt GTTAACGAGAGCTATGAGTGCAAGAATGGaaggatgaaaaggtatctTAAGGAAGTGAAGGGTCAAACGAATAACCTCCAAATCAAGatggttcaaatcccaagggaagaGAACCAAGATGCCGACCGACTCGCAAAAGCAGCTTCAGCAGAACCTATGATTATCCCCAACTAG